tattattacattttgtgcTTTATTAACATATGATGTAGTGATACCCTGCCCTTTAAATGCAATCACAAATGGTTACAGGAGATGCATGAGATGTTAGCATCAGAGATGTAAATTGGGATCTGTTTAGCCTGGGCGTCAGTGTTTGGGTCACTTGAGACTAATCTTAATACAGAGTGTAAACAGAGCGGTTTATTCAAAAGGACAGCGGTAACCCGAAACACAAAAAGAACCAGGAGAGGGGTTAATGGCAGATCAAAGCAGACCCAACAGTGAATACAGGAACAAATGACTTTACATCCTGATAACAGATGGTCCCTAGAAACATTACTgaaattgaagtaaaaaaaaacaaaacattgtgttttcTCGGTAACTTAAAACTGTTTTATAGAGACATGTGTGGTGGATTCATCTGTAATTCATCTGTAAGATATAGTCATGCTGAAATACAAGGTATTTATTAATTACAACCATATGGATTCACATATAAAAGACTTTTACTCAAGCACATAAATGTAATGATATACATGTCTGCCCATGCACAGAGTATCTCATTTTATCTCTGTAGCTTGGGCTCTCCCtccctttttttaatgtttttaattcaacCTTGTGATGTTCTATTTTGGAATATAAGAGATGAGGGAACAATTATGATacttaataattaatgaaaatgtaattacttCTCCACAACATATTGATTCACATACATCTATatgttaaaacaattattaatagaACAATTAgtagtaaataaatgttaatatgatcagttaattaatatattttcaacatATGCTAGAAAGTAAAGAAAAATCTGCCCAAGTCTGCCAAAGAGCCAAAACTGGCCAATccagagaaaaacacagaactcTTATCACTTCTAAGGAATGGAAGCCTTGGTAAAGAGTGGGTAGAAGGACACCATATACGCTTGTAAAGCCAGATTTTCAGTCACTTGTAAGATAAACACATATCAGCTGCTGTTAAGAGCCATTCCTTGTATTACAAATGgagggcattaaaaaaaaaaaaaaaaaaaggaaaagttgtCATGACGTTTCTAAACATCTAATATTAGTGGAATAACATTCGGGtgtgtttttcatttcacaatgCAGTATTAACACAATATGGATGTGAAGGTGGATCACACAGCCTTAGATGATGTATTTAAGGCTTTGGCTGGCAAAAGACTTATAAGATTTTATCAAATGTACAGTGACAATGACATGAAAACTTTTGAGAACATAGTGAAGAAATATGCTTTGTCTTGGAAATTATTTTACTGGTATCTACAAATAAGAAGTTacttaaaagatgaaaaaatggaGATATTCACATATATTGAGAATTACAGCTTTTAAGTACTGTAATAACTAAATTCTGTAGAAGGCAAGAATCCCCAGTGTTAAAGGACTGGTTAGATTTATTTTCCTATGGGGATGACAGCATAtgaaattaagaacaaaagtgtactttctgaaaatatATGGTCACCTCTAAAAGTGTATACATAAGTATACACAAGATAAATAATAACTTTTCTTATATCTCCCTCTTACTGTATCTCAcggtattatttaatttatttgtttaattatttagtcTTCTTCCTCGTATTTTCTTGGGATGTGggatgcaaacttttgaacaggatgatgtgTAAATTCTCCTCATTTTGTTTAAcgatcatattttttcatttagtactggaCTTCAGAAGCTATATAAATATTTacgtttcccagaagacaaaataagtaaaattttcCCAgtcatcaaatttaaaaaagtttacaacccggtctcttaatgcattgtgtggctttcttgagcatcagtacatgttttcaccttttgtaatagttatgcatgagtccctcagttgtcctcagtgttaaAAGATGGATTTCAAAATCATAGTCACTTTtagaaagggttcaaatatgcagaagatgctggaaaacaaaagaatgtgcaggagctggaggaccAACaaaggactcatgaacaactatcacaaaatataaaaacggttatggatcatccaggaaatgacaaatagtattaagattcaaggctatgtaaatgtttgaatggggtcatttttataaattcagttattattttgtcttgtggagtatatgtaaacatctgttatatgaaatatcttattcaggacagtactaaataaaaaataacatgcaattatcatgatccctcttattttatttcaattattaacattttgcgcattctgcaaggggtatgtaaacttatgagcatgactgtgtatatatatatatatatatatatatatatatatatatatatatatatatacatatatacacacacacaaacacgcacaaacacatacataagaatatagaaaataataaaaactgaacaaTTACTGAggtaaaaatatgtctttataaaagaaatgtttatttgtataatgtatttaGTGAATTGAACAGAAAgacataataaagtatataaaaaagagTGTATCACACAGGATTCTTTTCAGACTTGGTCATAGCTCACTAAATATTGCAGGACAGCAGTAGTTAGTTTCTAGAAGAGTTGCTTACATCCACATAACACAAGTTGTATTACAATGGTTTCACTTTGCAGACATTTCCTGTTTTATCTTTCTcttgtgtgtatgtattgtgCTGTTGAGAGTATTTTAATCTTTGTTAGATTGCAGGACATTAAGAGTATAAAAGTGGCAGCAAAGAAGATGTTGACACAGGTAGTCCACACAATTTATCAGACTCTTGTTGTGAAAGCTACACAGATGTTAAAGGAGATGGAGGTAAGCATTTTAGTGCTCGATAGTCCTCATTTACTGAAGCATGCTGTGCATGATTTTAATCTTTCAATGGAAAGGTCACTTATGAATATTCTGCATACTTCACACAATTTCAGAATGTGTTTTCAATCTTCATCATTACAGTGCTTTAGTCTCTTTCATCATAGCTTGACAAAACTTCACTTTACCAACAGAAAACTGCACACCTATTTATACTTTGCAGAATATGTAAGAATGACATGGTTACATGATTGGTTACACCCATCCAGGCAGATAATTTCCCATAGTTAGTCACTTTTAAAGAGTCTAGACTACTTCATAATTTAGTTATAGCATACATTTGTACCAAAACCTTGTTAGATGTAGTTTCGACCTTCCTATTTCAGggcaaaatacatttaaacatttgggaTTTCTGTTTAGGAACCTCAAATCTGTAACCATTGATttagttttgagtgttttattgTAAGACCCTGTATGCGGAGGAGGTTGGGTGTCTGTTGGAGAGGAAGACATTTCTGAACAGGTTGGAAGGCTTTCAGGACTACATAGCAGCTTTTATTGACAAGGCCCTATGCACAGAGGGCCACTGCCTCCTGATCCACACAAAAAGAGTAAGCTGTTCTATATTTGCTTATTCCTTATGTACCATAAAAGATCTAAACCTTGTTTTTCACATTCATACTGATTATGTTAaggacacccccccccccccccagttttgTTCAGGATAATATTAGCTCCATCATATGTTTTGAGGTGAGGTGCATACATTTGTATTTAGTGcgatcaatcaattaaaaaaaaataactaattaattgcacaaagtttttttttatatacttttaatatagctTCAGGTAATAATGTAGCTTTCTAAGAATATAtgaccccccaccaccaccaaaaaaaacccTGTCTCATCCCGTCAAACTGGTggtactcaaaataaaaattccaaggttggcaggtctgcatTAATTTTAACAGCAATAATTTGTATATTCATCTATTTCATGCAATGtcattgtattactgtatttgtgaCTAAAACTGGCTGTCATTCAGATTCTGAGTGTGTGTTTAGCCCTCTTCTATATTTTTGGTGTCTCTAACTCAGATTGAGACCCAAGTGAAAAAGCTTCTGTCCCAGAAGGCAAGCACCCCTGAGACCATGATTGAACTGCACATTCAGATACAGAATGATCTCTGTCAGCACATCATGAAATGTGGTAAACAAAAACGttctgcttttttattaaaaaaaaaaagtatttatattttatttaaaaaaatctataaatgtaacatcttttccttttttcctgcCCAGGATTTTTGAGGATTAGAAGGATTCTTGTTCCATTCACCTCTCAGAGAACTGATTCCACTCAGTTAGAGTCTGAGTCTGTGAAAAGCTCAAATCAAAATCCCTTTGCCTCCTCTCAAACTGTGCAAATGGACCAGGCCCTTCCTAGTCTGCCTCATCCATCTCAGCCCAGCCAGCCATCTCATTCTAACCAGGCCACAACCTGCTTTCCATGTAACAATGTTGCCTCATCTCAACCGAATCAATCGAAACCTTCCTCTTCAGATCATCAGAGTTCATTTTCTTCTTCACCATCTGTCCAAGTCCAATACCATGAAGTCATGTCTGAGCAAACCAAGCATGCTTACAGTCCCTCATCAAACTGTGGCCCATATTTTCCTCAGTCTGCTCCTCAAACTCACATGAATTCTTCTCCGTCTGTTTATTCTCAGCCTCATCTTCCACTCACGAACCTCGCAGCATCTCAAATAAACAATATCTCTGAGTCAGCCAAATGTAGGAAGGCCTTTTGCCCTACTATGCAGGTCTCTCATACACGCTTAGTCACCTGCCCAATGCAAATTCCAGTCAACAACCAAACACCCGTAACAACTCATCCAATACCAGCCAACAACCAAACACTCATACCAACTCATCCATTGCCAGCCAACAACCAAACACCCCTACTAACTCATCAAATTCCAGTTAACAACCAAACCCCCATGACAATTCATCCAGTATCAGCCAACAACCAAACACTCGCACCAACTCATCCAGTGCCATCCAACAACCAAACACCTGTAATAACTTATCCAATGCCAGTCAACATCCAAACACCCCTCCTAACTCATCAAATGCCAATCAATAACCAAAAACAACCAATTTCAGTCAACAACCAGACGCCTGTAACAACACATCCAATACCAGCCAACAAGCAAACACTTGGACTAACTCATCCATTGCCCGCCAACAACCAGACACCCCTATTAACTCATCAAATGCCACTCAACAACCAAACACTTGCACCAATTTATCTAATACCATCCAAAAACCAAACACCTGTACTAACTCACACAATGCCCATCAACAACCAAACACTCGTACCAACTCATCCAATGCCAGCCAACAACCAAACACCTGTACTAACTCACACAATGCCCATCAACAACCAAACACTCATACCAACTCATCCAATGCCAGCCAACAACCAAACACCTGTACTAACTCACACAATGCCCATCAACAACCAAACACTCGTACCAACTCATCCAATGCCAGCCAACAACCAAACACCTGTACTAACTCACACAATGCCCATCAACAACCAAACACTCATACCAACTCATCCAATGCCAGCCAACAACCAAACACCAGTCAATAACCAAAAACAACCAATTTCAGTCAACAGCCAAACATCTGTAACAACTCATCAAATACCAGCCAACAACCAGCCACCCGAACTAATTGAATCAATACCAACCAACAACCAAATACCTGTATTTATTCAACCAATACCAGCCAACAACCAATCAACCATACTTACTCATTCTATACCAACTTACAACCAAACACTCATATTGACCCATCCGGTACAAACCAATTTCCTGGGGCCCGGACATTCTTTCTCTGTGCAACCCAGTATTCCCTTAACTGTCCTTTCAACAATAAACACACTTTCTTTAAATGATGCTACTGCAATCTCTAATGTCCTTCCTGTAAACCCAATGCCTTCTGCTCCCATTGATGGCAACAACACCCTCCAGTGTAAGAGAGGCACCTACAATAGCCATAACCTCCCAGTCAAGGCCTTGGCTGATTCCGCCTGTGATCAGGATGCAGGTGTGAGCAGCACGAATTTCACTGATACGGACCATCTGGAGAGCAACTTGCCCACCTCCCTTGTGTCGGAGGCAGCTCCCAAAAAACCTTCACTAGATCCTGGCTGCTCCTCTGGCCCATCCAACATTCACCAGGACTCtctctccaccaccaccaccaccacagagAAATGTCCAAGTCAAGCTCAAAACTGCCAGTCATCCAACAAGAACTACTCTGGACCAAAACACTGGAACACTGGCTTGCCAACAACTTTCCAACAGCTTGTAGAAGCAACATCCATACCTGTCAGGTCAAAAGACAATCTGAACACAACACCTCCAGCGGATTCAACTCCTTGTAGCACATCAGAAGACATTGATGGGGAGGTTGGTGAATGTTTAGTTTGATTCTTACAGATAGAGGTATGGAGAGTTGTGTTTCATTCAAAACCTTTCTTCTCCTACCAGAAGACGACTCATGACAAGACTGTCCGAAGTACTTTAGACTACAGGGAGGCAAAAATAGAAGACAAAGAATCTGCAGGTTATCTTCTTTTCAAAAGAGTTCTCAAAAGAATAGTGTTTGTTTTCCTCactcattccttttttttctgtcttttagtCACCCTGGAACACTTCGGGAGACAAATCAAACAATGCAAGAGGTGGTCTCAAGATATATTCTTATTTAGTGTTGGTTCATAGTGATCTTTGCTTCATAGTTGCTTTATTTGCATTCTTCCTGCATCAAAAGAATTATTAACCTTATTTATGTCTCAATTAATGTTTGTgataactattaataatattattaatagtgtTAATAGTATTTACAGATGTCTCTTTGCTCACCAGGGctgtatttattaatcaaaaataaagtgtcgttgatatattactatttaatatgaccattttattcttttgtaaatcctgttttaatatattttaaaatgtattttattcctgtaattCTGCAAttaccattactccagtcttcagtgtcacatgatccttcagaaatcattctgatatgctgatttggtgctcaagaaacatatttttattagcaATGTTGGAAACAGTGTGCTGCTAAATGTTTAtgtgaaaaccgtgatacatttcaTCATGATTCCTTGAATAGAAGTTCAAAAgtatagcagttatttgaaatataaatattttgtaacctaATTATATGTCTTTacactcacttttgatcaattaaatatgtccttgctgaataaggattattttctttaaaaaacttacTTACCCCTAAccattgaatggtagtgtatacatcttttttttttctttctttttttttgactggaCACCACTGTTTTCTGTTGAATAGGTTTCTACGTGTTTCTCTTGTGCGTCTGCCCATCTCTCTGCCTCCAAGTGGACAGCCACTCCCAGAGTTCCACCTCACTGCAGATACCTCCACAGATCACATCTTTGTGCAGGAATCCCAGGGAGGACAGGTAAGGACAACACACAGAGTACATCTGACTGTTGTAGGCCATGTTAGCACCACAGGCACAGTTATTGTCATGCTCTTCCCCAGGTTAACCAGGTGTGGAGATTGTATGATGATCAAATTCCATCAAGATCCTCTTCTTGCTCTGTATCCCAAGACAGCGACAGCTCCCTGGCATCTGACGTAGAGTTCTGTGCCGTGTGTCTGTCTGCAGGAGCTGCACTTCTGTGTGCAAAATGTGGCTGTGCTTTCCACTCTGACTGTCACATCCCACCAATTCTCAAAAAACCTTGGTGAGACCATCAGAAACTACTGTATCACACTGTACAAATCTTGATTTTTGAATAGTTTTGGAGTCTTAATGGTTTATAAGATGTTGGAATTTGATAAGCTTGTGCATTTAAGTCCTCTATTTGAGTCTTGGTGTATTTCTTTTCTCTTGCAGTAAGGATTGGGTGTGTTTGCTATGTCAGGATGTAAATGAGACAGTCGTGTACGGCAGTGAGGAGATGAGGACATGTAGTCTGAGTCTGCAAGATCAAAGAGTGAGACACTACCAGCCTGACAGAATCTACATTCATAGTTACACTTTTTAAAAGGATATTTTAGAGGATTGTGGATTAGCATGGTGTTACGCCACAGCTTTTATTTCTTGTCCTAAAATGATATAAAGTTACACCAATGCAATGTCATCCATTCTGTTCAGAAGTGTGAGAAGCTTGTCCTTGGTCTCCTGTGTAATGAGAACAAGAGCCTGCTCTACAGCGCCACCAAGGTAAATGCACAGTGCATGTCACAGTCACAAGTAGTGATGACATTCCAATTTTCCaatgatattattatttcagGCAGTTTATTGAATTGTTAATGACAAATAAGAATAGACAAGATAAAAAGAAATTCAATTCTAGCTTGTCAAGTTTTTAGAAATGTACTCTGTAtttgtgctgttaaaaaaaaaaaaaaaatatatatatatatatatatatatatagcatttcaataaaagtttaaattgaataactttaATGAAAGTCATGTAACtatcaattaaaaacattttcgttACACATTGAATACATGCAAGTCTTTACATCTTAagaattttcacttttcacagaaatgtttttatgtaaatttttaaatgctatgacagttaataatataaatatatgtaaaaaatatcagaagtaataatataattattaattcataataataacacaccatatgacattttacaacctgaactaattTTGCCATTTCATAGGTGAATTAtctgatatattaatatatctttttatatatatatatatatatatatatatatatatatatatatatatatatatatatatatatatatatatatataatatatataagatatatattttcttttttacttgtTTTCACAGTCATCATTAATATACCATCACAGTCAGTCTTCAGGGCTCCTCTGTTTGAGTTCATTTCCTTATTTTTTCTGAATGCTTCTGCCTTTGATTTTGTTCTTTGATTCACATTCGAATGTGTTCTTGAATGAACAGATCCAGATTAAAATGATCTTATGAGCTGTGCTTTATTTGTTAAAGAATCACTCAAAAACAGCCGAATTTGATATAATACTCGGCCGACTCCTGGGGAAACGGAAGCCTCCTTATCGGACTGCTGCTGAACTGGTGTctgatgtttggactctctttgACATCTTGATGATGAACTCTGAGGTAAATCACTCGTCACATTCATGGGCAGTTTAACTGCTAAGCTTCTTCTTTGAAGAAAATTCATACCTAATTATAATTTAACTGAATGTTACATAATAATgacatgttatttttgttatttctataGAGGAAAAACATGGTGGTCAAACTTCAAAAATCTTTCCAGCAACAGCTGAATGAATCTTTTGCGGAGAGTCTCCATGCTTCTCTCTTGAAACAGTCCAGCAGCCAGGATCCGGAGACAGAGACTGAACGAGAGAAGCACAGAAACACTTTGAAACGCATGAGAGAGTTTTTCATGGCAAACTCCGGTACAGATGCCAAGAAATGCTGCACTGATAAAGGGAACGAGGGAGATGGCTGTGGAAACACTACAGCTGCTGAACATTGAAAGTGCATCAGTCATTACTTgcttttttacttgttttatctTGTGAAGAGGGAACCAGATCCCTTTCTGTTTAGTGTAgtagtttgtttatttagctTTGCCTTTTAAGTAAGATGTGTATTAAACAGATTATTTCATTCAAGCTCACAATTTCTTTCTGTGGTACTTGACTGGTCACTGTGGATGCCTTGATCTGCCACGATCGATTTATACGTGTGAGTTGCAAAATATTAGCATTATTGGATGTTATGTAGCTGTGATGCCAGCAGAGGGCGCGAGGATCCTTTGGTCGCTTGACCTTCAGTGGCGCTTTACAAGCATCAGTCTTATTTGTCCCGCCCCGCAGAAGTTGTGctgcattaataaaatatgatgaaatgaaataatgcaatatcacattaaaatggATGATGTTTTTAATTGTGGGAATTTAGATTTGAGTCTAAACGATTGATTTAAGTCTAGATCAAGGATATGGGCAAATAATATCCATGCATATAAATAGTtcgaaaatagcaaaaaataagcaattaaaaatataattatatatatatatatatatatatatatatatatatatatatatatatatatatatatatatatatatatattaacctgtcagttttaataaaaatcattctCTGGAACATAATGGCCTACGTTGTAGAAACCATGCAAGTGTATCCTAACGATTTTGTTATGAAGcgttttaaaatcttttgttttgcACTGTGCGAATgcaaacagcaaacaaaacaagCTGGATTAATGGCTCTCTCGCGACCTCAAATTTTTGAGGTCAGTATGAGTTGATTGTTGTCGAAGGAGGCAAAAACGTTTGCTGTTGACGCAAATAACACGGGGCTACTTGATAGGTCCAGATTTGAGCGGTTTGCTAATGCGAATAGGCGCACTGTTCTCTGATTGGTTTGAAGTAGATTTAACTCCTATAAGCCCCAcccactgtttttatatatagttgAAGTAGAATGTGAAGCTTACACTAAACACTCAAAACATTCACAGCGTTCACAAGGTGAAATGGTTGTTCTGGTCAAACCAAGTCCTCAGTTGGGCAGCAAAGCAATGGATGGAAATCAGCACAAAGCTGAGGCTAATGTTCTGCTGCTTGGAGCAGAAAATGTTGGGAAGTCAGGTGAGCACAAAACTGAACttgattttaaatgcaaagaATTCTGTCACGTTTATATGGTCTATTTGTTAAGcttgcaaataataatatattatatttatttgtttgcagcCCTCACTGTGCGATTTCTCACCAGACGATTCATCGGAGAATATGGGGATATCGGTACGTCAACTGATCAATTtactataataccattcataaTAACATACAAGCTAAATGTTGTTTATGAACGAggagtatttattaatttcactaTGCTCTCTTTCAGAATCAATATACAGCCATATTGACAAAACAGATGGGCGAGAGGTAGCCTTAAACATTTGGGACTCACTGTATCCACAGGTATGacgatgtgtgttttttttttttttatatttgtgcttcCATATTAGAATGTATTAAGAGGTCAAATATTAAGTTGATAGATTTTgtcagtaataatattttattctttgacTCATCCTGGATTAATCAAAAATAGtccatttgttttattctgttaataCGATTTGGAAAGATTTTTAATTAGTATAGTCCAAATTTAGTTTTAGTgtcatcataaaaaaatgtgtgtttaaaaaatcttttttactttttatatatttaatttttatatcatttctAAGTATTCACCATGGTAAAAGCCTAAGATATGGTTTGTAAGTGTGAGTATTTGaagttaaagtttatttgtcGTAAATTGGTGGGctctttattatcatttatatctttataaaaaatatattaatattattaaaaactattttatataaaataataaatacatatctaAAATCAGAAATTATACAGtatcaataaaaaaacacctgattgaataaatatttcttatgagCCTAATGATTTTATAAGCTAAAGAAGTAGGCTATGCTTAAATACatgaaatttgttttattgaCTAATAAAATTGTGCCTATGAATCAGAAAGTGAaggaaaaatcataattatgatattgAATTGTATACTTCATTTATGAGGGAACAGGGCATGatttaattgcatatttatttatgcagaaaatataggttaaaattaatttatacaggTTTTTTGCATCATGCTTTCCTGTTCAAGGTGATGTGAATTGACCCTTTAAATTCTGTCACCTCCAGAGCTGCGAAACAACTGAATCCATCAGTGACAAGCAGCTGCAGTGGGCAGACGGTGTGATCCTGGTCTACAGCATCTGCGATCGCTCCAGCTTTGAGGTGGTCCGGAAACAGGTGCAGCTCATCCGGCAGACTAGGAAGCTGTCCGCATCTGTCCCGATCATCATCGTGGGGAACAAGCGAGACCTGCTGCATCAGAGAGCCGTGTCCAGCGAGGAGGGCAGACTGTTCGCCCTCTCGGCAGACTGCGGCTTCTTCGAGATCTCAGCGGCTGAAACCTACCACGGTGTGCTGCTGGTTTTTCACGAAATCCTGGACCTCATCAAGGAGTCCAGAGCACTTAAAAAGGGGATGGTCGGAATCAAGGGTATAGTCAGAAGCGTGTCCGCAGTGTTTGGAAAGAAACGAGAGTGAAGAACTGTCGAAGATAATGAGCAAGATGAAGATATGAGGCCCCTGGCAGCCTAGCATCTAAATAGCTGAGAAGAGGACCCCGGCTGATGGGTTTTTGGGGCCGAAGGGAGTCACTTTCGCCTTATTAACCTTCATGGATGGTGGAAGGAAAAAGAACAAGAAGAGAGCATGTTAGAAGTTCAGAGCCCAGCTTTATTGTGAAGAAAAGTAGATGAAGTTTGTTACAGCAAGGCGATAAAATATGTGCCGAAGATAAGTGATCCTGGTCTTTCATGCAAGTTGGTCACTGGGTATGTGTATCAGAATGAACCAAGAGACGGCCCGGATCTGTTGTAGTCCTTGTCATTTCTCACAGAATGATCCTTCAGCTCTGAACAGATGATTTAGACAAATTCGAGTGAGCTGCTTTGGATTATATATGCTTGAAATGTAGAGATGGACTTTATCTTCCCTGAATTGTTCCCTTATGAGTCTCCActgacatttaaatgtaaattattaaatgtggGAATTGGGAGGAGACTGTGTAGTAAAATgtatatagatattttatgtgtatattgtAATTTCCATAAGATTGTTTCCTGGCTAGTTTCTTTGAGGTTGGTGGTAGTATAAATGTTACTCAAGTAAAGACACATTCACACCAATGATGATAATTGTAACCATAAACTATGGTTATAATGATAGCGACACATACGAACAATTccgggaagaaaaaaaaattccctgctgatgaaatataaaactattgacaTCCAGTCAGAATTAACATGACGTAAGCTTGAGTTTTTGTTGTCCTTTGGTGTGTACGACAACATAGTTACTGTTAAAGTTATAATTCTTTCTTGGTGTGGACAGCCTTAAGAACTAAAGAGATTGACATATTATTGACCTGTGCAGTATCTAC
This genomic stretch from Cyprinus carpio isolate SPL01 chromosome B16, ASM1834038v1, whole genome shotgun sequence harbors:
- the zgc:171704 gene encoding ras-related and estrogen-regulated growth inhibitor-like protein; protein product: MVVLVKPSPQLGSKAMDGNQHKAEANVLLLGAENVGKSALTVRFLTRRFIGEYGDIESIYSHIDKTDGREVALNIWDSLYPQSCETTESISDKQLQWADGVILVYSICDRSSFEVVRKQVQLIRQTRKLSASVPIIIVGNKRDLLHQRAVSSEEGRLFALSADCGFFEISAAETYHGVLLVFHEILDLIKESRALKKGMVGIKGIVRSVSAVFGKKRE